The DNA window GATGCGCATCGGGGGCCGCATACCTCCACCGTGAGGGAGTCAACGTGGCCATTCAGGACCAGCTTCCCAAATCACGCATCACCTTGACGTATCGCACCACCATCAATGGCGAACAGGAGACGGTGAACCTGCCGCTCCGCTTGCTGGTGTTGGGAGACTTCTCGCTCGGTTCCTCGGAGGATCGCAAGAACGACCTCGAGGCGCGCCGGCTGCGTTCCATTGATGGACGCAACCTGGATGAGCTGATGAAGGACATGAAAATGTCCGTCAAGTTCCAGGTGCCCAATCGCATCAATCCAGACGTCGAGTCTGACCTGGACGTTGCGCTTCCTATCGACCGGATGAAGTCCTTCCATCCGGATGAGATTGTGAAACACGTCCCGAAGCTCAAGGCGCTGCTGCTCCTGAAGACGCTGCTCGTGGAGATGCAGTCGAATATCGACAACCGCAAGGATTTGCGCCGCGAGCTGTATGAGCTGTTCTCCAAGCCGGACGCGCTCAAGGCGCTGCTCGGCGAGCTCAAGGGCTACGAGAGCATGCGGCTGCCGTCTGGCGAGGGCAAGGCGGACGCGAAGTCCGACGCCAAGCCCGAGGCCAAGAAGGACGTCCCGGCCGGTACGCCCAAGGCCGCGACTGTCGCCGCCACGGCCACCGCCACCGCGGCTGCCTCCACCAAGCCGCCCGCCTAAGTAGCGCCGACATCCTTCTGAGGAGCCAGCCATGGCCGAAACCACTTATCTGAATCGCCTCTTCAGCAGTGTCAGGCTCGAAGCGCCGCAGGCTTCCGAGCCGATGATTGTCAATAACTTCTCCACCGTGGTGGACGAGCAGGCGGTGACTCTGGAGAGCCGGTTCCTCTCCAGCGTCGCGGCGCTGATGCAGAACGTCCAGCCGGTGGGAGGTCCCGACAACAGCTTCCGCTTCGACAAGGGTCAGGTGTTGGATGTCATCAGCCGCATCGATCGCATGATCGACGCGCAGATGAATGAGATCCTCCACAACGAGACCTTCCAGAAGATGGAGTCCGCGTGGCGCGGTCTGGAAGACCTCGTCGAGCACACCAACTTCAAGGCCAACATCGGCATCGACATCCTCGATGTGGCCAAGGACGAGCTCGCCGAGGACTTCGAGAACAACTCGAGCAACCTCTTCGCGGGCGCGCTCTTCGACAAGGTCTACATCCAGGAGTACGACCAGTACGGTGGTCGCCCGTTCGGCGCCATGGTCGGCCTGTATGAGTTCTCGTCCACGCCGGCGGACCTGACGTGGCTGCAGCGCATGGCGAAGCTGGCCAACGCCGCCCACTGTCCGTTCATCTCCGCGGTGAGCCACAAGTTCTTCGGCTGCGAGACCATCGAGGAGATGGAGGCCATCAAGAACCTGGAGGGCGTGCTGGCCCATCCTCGGTTCGGCCGCTGGAACGCGCTGCGCGACACGGAGGAGGCCGCGTACATCGGTCTGACCTTCCCGCGCTACGTGCTGCGCCTGCCCTGGCATCCGGACAAGAACCCCTGCGACGTCCTCAACTTCACGGAGGAGGCGCGCGGTGACTCGGAGAAGTACCTCTGGGGCAACTCCGCCATCCTGCTGGCGCGCAACCTGGTGAAGGCGTTCGAGATCTCCGGTTGGTGCCAGTCCATCCGCGGCCCCAAGGGCGGTGGTCTCATCACCGGCCTCCCGGTGGACACCTTCAGCCTGCGCGGCCAGGACGAGATCAAGGCGCCGGTCGAGATCGCCATCCCGGACTATCGCGAGTACGAGTTCGCGCGCAGCGGCTTCATCCCGCTCGTCTACCGCAAGGGCTCCAGCGACGCGACGTTCTTCAGCACCCAGGCGGCCAAGGTGTCCAAGCAGTTCAAGGACCCGAAGGACTCCGAGAACTCGCAGCTCGTCACCAACTTGGCGTACACGTTCTCCATCACGCGGCTGGCGCACTACGTGAAGTGCATCATGCGTGATAACATCGGCAACACGGCGGACGCGGATTACATCCAGCGCCAGCTCGACTCGTGGCTGTCTGGCTACGTGACGACGGTGACCAATCCGGATGACCTGACCGTGCGGCGCTTCCCGTTCAAGGCGAGCAGCGTCGAGGTGTTCCCCCGGCCCGGGGAGCTTGGCTGGTACGATTGCAAGCTGGCAGTGCTGCCCCACATCCAGTTCGAAGGCCTCAATGTGGAGCTGATGCTCGAGTCTCGGCTCGGTTGATCCTCCGGCAGGTACGCCTGCCTTCATCACAAGGAGTGAGGGATGCCTCAATTCTCCCGTAATCTCGATGTGTATCAGGGCTTCAACTTCAAGAAGGACAAGCAGACCCCGGTTGGCTACATCACCGCCGTCACCATTGGTGGTGTGGCGCTGACGGCGGACCAGGAGACCATCAAGGATCCGGAGAACCCGGAGCAGGCCATTGCCGACAAGGTCGTGGCGGTGCTCAACCACTATCTGTGGGAGACGGGTATCACGGACGCGATGTACTTCTCCGGTCAGGTGTCCACGGCGAACAAGCAGAAGATCGCCGAGATGCTGCTGGGCAAGTTCTCCAACATCGAGGTCGTCTTCAAGTACGTCGTGTACGAGTACGATCCGCTCGGCAAGAAGTACTTCAAGTCGAACTTCCTCGACGCGGAGCTGAAGGGTCTGCTGGAGAAGAACGGCGACGACCTGAACATGGCCGTGGCGGACAACCCGTCCTCCGAGGTCCAGTCGCCCAAGAACTACACGTTCCAGATTGGCATCAAGCCGCAGACCCTGGAGCAGTCGCTGAACCTGGCCACCTCTTCGACCAAGAAGCTGGCGAAGAAGTGGGGCGTCACTGAGACGGCCGGCTAGGCGATTGGAATCCTGATACACCAAGCCGGGAGCGGGTCGCGCACACCGCCCCGGCTCCTGGCAAAGGGATGATCGCGTCATGCAGCGGTACAAGCTCGCACGGGTCCGCTGGCACGTAGGCCAGACCCTCCTCCCGGAACACTTCACTGCCCAGGAGGAGGCGCTGGACGCCGAGGTCCGGCTCCATGCTTCCTTGTCGGGCCTGCCGTCCTATGGCGTGGCCGCGCTGGCGTGGAACGAGTCGCTGCTGAGCGCCGGCAGCCTCTCCATTTCATCCCTCACGGTGGTGATGAAGAACGGCGCGGTGGTGGACGTGCCCGGCAACGCGGTGCTGCCGCCGCTGTCGCTGGACGCCTCCGGACGCTCCGAGTTCATCGTCTACCTGCACGTGCTCCGCGAGACGACCAGCGCGGAGGGCGTGCGCCTGTACGCGGATGATCCGCCGGTGCTCCAGCGCGTCCTGCACCGACTCCAGCTCTCGTCCGAGCCCGTGCTCGACGGCGCCGTGGCCTCCATGGGGCTGGCGGCCGTGTCTCAAGACGAGGAGGGCGCCTGGGCGGCGTCTCCGGACTGGGTGCCGCCCCTGCTGCTGGTGGGGACGAACCCCTTCCTGGAGAAGCTGCTGGCGGGGCTGGACGAGCTGTTGGACCAAGTCCGGCAGCAGCTGCTCACGCACATCTCGGACACGTACCTGCGCAGCGACCGGCTCACCAACGCCCGGCGCGCGCTGTTCGAGGTGCATCGGCTGCAGGCCCTGCGCAAGGACATGACGCGGCAGGTGTATCCGCATCCGTATCACCTGTTCGATTCGCTGCGCCGCGTGTACTTCGAGTCGTGCTGCTACCTGGAGATGCTCCCGGACGAGCAGATGCCGGTGTACCAGCACGAGGACCTGTCGCAGAGCCTGGGCGGATGGATGCGCCTGCTCACGCGCAGCTTCCAGCCCGAGGCCACGCGCTCCACGCACAAGGCCTTCGCGGTGAAGGACGGGCAGTTCCTCTGCTCGCCGCTGCCTCCCGAGGTGCGCACCGCCACGGAGATGTACCTGCTCGTGCAGCGCACGCAGCCGGGCGCGCGCACGCCGCTGGATGGCGTGAAGCTGGCGAGCCCCTCGCGGCTTCCCCTGGTGCGCCGGCAGGCCCTCAAGGGCGTCACCTTCACCCACGTGCCGTTCCCGTCCTTCCCGCACGCGCTGGGGCCGGAGATTGATTGGTACGTGCTCGGCTTGGGTGAGGAGTGGCAGCACGCGCTGCGCGAGGATGGCGTGGCCTTCTATGTCACGCCCGCGCTCAAGGGCGCGCAGACCTCTCTCTTCTGGCGAAGGTCCTAGCGATGGCCCGCGCACCCTTCCTGGAGAAGTTCGCGGGTCACGGCCACAAGCCCACCGTGCGGGACAGCCTGGCCCACGTCATCCAGAACATCGAAGCGGTGCTGAACACGAAGCGCGGCTACGGCTTCTTCATGCACGACTTCGGGCTCGGCGGGTACACGGAGAAGCTGGGCACGCGCGAGCTGGTGGAGGCGCTCACCGAGGAGATCCGCGCGGAGGTGGCCATGCACGAGCCTCGGCTGGGCACCGTGGAGGTGAAGCTGCGCGGCCGTGACAGCGGCCTGTGGCTGCACTTCGACTGTGATGGCGTCTTCAACGAGGAGCGCTGTCGCCTGCGCATCGTCTTCCACACCGTCACCGGCCAGGTGCGGGTCCAGGAGGACGACTGATGGCGCCGCTCACCACGGACCGGCTGGCGATCTCCCTCACGCTCACCATCGGGGGCACGGCCCATGAGGTGGCCCCCGGAGACGTGAAGCTCCTGGAGTTGGATCTCCACACCTGGGGCCACTCGGGCCGCGTCGAGTTCAACGTCGCGGACACGAAGGGGCGGGGAGGCCAGGAGAAGGACGCGCTGCTCCCGGACTTCCTCAAGGCGGACCTCGTGGAGGTCTCCCTCGCACTCAAGGCCGTGTACTCGGACACGGCGACGCGGCCCGCGTTCACCTCGGTGAAGGTGAAGGGCCTCGGGGTGGACAAGACGCTGTCCGAGCAGACCGTGGTGCCCGCCAAGGGCGCGCCCATCACCACGCGGCGCTACGGCGTGCGCTTCATCGACGCCGCGCGCCTCTTGTGGGGACAGCACCACCCCTGCGTCCTCTACACGGAGAAGACGCTCGAGGACGTGCTGGACGCGCACAAGGGCGACCGCATCGCGCTGACGTATGACTGGAGCGCGGGGCTGGGGAGCACCTGTCCGCTCATCTTCCTGGGCCTCGCGCCGGAGAGCGGGGCGAGCTTCTACGACTTCGTGCTGTGGTACGTGCACACGCGCAACGGCATCCTGGCCTACGACTACGCCAGCCAGGGCTACGTGTTCCGCGCCGCCAAGGACAGCACGGGCACGCCCCTCACGCTGCGCGCCGAGGACGTGTCGTCCGTGCAGGTCGTCTTCCCCGAGGTCATCCGCCATGACGTGGCGGTGCTCAACGCCGCGGCGGAGCATCCGAAGAACCAGGCCATCACCCAGGACCAGGCCGTCAGCGGCATCCGCCATGACGTGCTCTTGCGCACCGACATCGACAACGATGTCCAGAAGCGCGTGACGCTGGAGACGGCGCGACTCAAGGCGCGGGGCCTGGAGCTGGAGCTGACGTGGAACCGGCTGCCCACGGTGGCG is part of the Myxococcaceae bacterium JPH2 genome and encodes:
- the tssC gene encoding type VI secretion system contractile sheath large subunit, with translation MAETTYLNRLFSSVRLEAPQASEPMIVNNFSTVVDEQAVTLESRFLSSVAALMQNVQPVGGPDNSFRFDKGQVLDVISRIDRMIDAQMNEILHNETFQKMESAWRGLEDLVEHTNFKANIGIDILDVAKDELAEDFENNSSNLFAGALFDKVYIQEYDQYGGRPFGAMVGLYEFSSTPADLTWLQRMAKLANAAHCPFISAVSHKFFGCETIEEMEAIKNLEGVLAHPRFGRWNALRDTEEAAYIGLTFPRYVLRLPWHPDKNPCDVLNFTEEARGDSEKYLWGNSAILLARNLVKAFEISGWCQSIRGPKGGGLITGLPVDTFSLRGQDEIKAPVEIAIPDYREYEFARSGFIPLVYRKGSSDATFFSTQAAKVSKQFKDPKDSENSQLVTNLAYTFSITRLAHYVKCIMRDNIGNTADADYIQRQLDSWLSGYVTTVTNPDDLTVRRFPFKASSVEVFPRPGELGWYDCKLAVLPHIQFEGLNVELMLESRLG
- the tssK gene encoding type VI secretion system baseplate subunit TssK encodes the protein MQRYKLARVRWHVGQTLLPEHFTAQEEALDAEVRLHASLSGLPSYGVAALAWNESLLSAGSLSISSLTVVMKNGAVVDVPGNAVLPPLSLDASGRSEFIVYLHVLRETTSAEGVRLYADDPPVLQRVLHRLQLSSEPVLDGAVASMGLAAVSQDEEGAWAASPDWVPPLLLVGTNPFLEKLLAGLDELLDQVRQQLLTHISDTYLRSDRLTNARRALFEVHRLQALRKDMTRQVYPHPYHLFDSLRRVYFESCCYLEMLPDEQMPVYQHEDLSQSLGGWMRLLTRSFQPEATRSTHKAFAVKDGQFLCSPLPPEVRTATEMYLLVQRTQPGARTPLDGVKLASPSRLPLVRRQALKGVTFTHVPFPSFPHALGPEIDWYVLGLGEEWQHALREDGVAFYVTPALKGAQTSLFWRRS
- a CDS encoding GPW/gp25 family protein; amino-acid sequence: MARAPFLEKFAGHGHKPTVRDSLAHVIQNIEAVLNTKRGYGFFMHDFGLGGYTEKLGTRELVEALTEEIRAEVAMHEPRLGTVEVKLRGRDSGLWLHFDCDGVFNEERCRLRIVFHTVTGQVRVQEDD